One region of Flavobacteriales bacterium genomic DNA includes:
- a CDS encoding M23 family metallopeptidase produces the protein MAKVQFKYNPKTLDYDIVKRTWKQYVLRVLSLASIVFVIAAALVFVVHQWFPSPTERLLERENENLVLQMEIINKRLGNLSEVLGDLQRRDDDIYRIIFEAEPVPESVRKAGFGGVNRYKDLEGYANSQLIIETTKKVDKLSKQLYVQSRSFDDVFHMAKNKAEMLASIPAIQPIANKDLERMASGFGYRIHPIYKTTKMHTGMDFTATQGTEIYATGDGTVEVAENGRGYGIHVVINHGYDYQSLYGHMSRMLVKVGEKVKRGQVIGYVGSTGVSIGPHCHYEIIKNGTKVNPINYYYNDLSPEEYDKMIELASRSNQSFD, from the coding sequence ATGGCAAAGGTACAGTTCAAATACAACCCTAAGACACTCGATTACGATATCGTGAAACGCACATGGAAGCAATATGTGCTTCGTGTGCTTTCCCTTGCTTCCATTGTTTTTGTGATTGCCGCTGCACTTGTATTTGTTGTTCACCAATGGTTCCCTTCACCGACGGAACGTTTGCTGGAGCGTGAGAACGAGAACCTTGTTCTTCAGATGGAGATCATCAACAAGCGCCTGGGTAACCTGTCTGAGGTACTTGGGGATCTTCAACGTCGCGATGACGATATCTACCGCATCATCTTTGAAGCAGAGCCTGTTCCGGAAAGTGTTCGGAAAGCGGGATTTGGTGGTGTGAACAGATACAAAGACCTTGAGGGGTATGCCAATTCCCAACTCATCATAGAAACGACCAAGAAGGTAGACAAGCTAAGCAAGCAACTGTATGTGCAATCACGTTCCTTTGATGACGTATTTCACATGGCCAAGAACAAAGCCGAAATGCTGGCTTCCATTCCTGCCATTCAGCCCATCGCCAACAAAGACCTTGAAAGGATGGCCTCGGGTTTCGGATACAGAATCCACCCTATTTACAAGACGACAAAAATGCATACCGGCATGGACTTCACCGCAACCCAGGGAACTGAGATTTACGCAACCGGTGACGGAACCGTTGAGGTGGCTGAGAACGGAAGAGGTTATGGAATTCATGTTGTGATCAATCATGGCTATGACTATCAATCCCTCTACGGCCACATGTCACGCATGCTGGTGAAGGTCGGTGAGAAAGTCAAGCGCGGTCAGGTGATCGGTTATGTGGGAAGCACCGGTGTGTCCATCGGCCCGCACTGCCACTATGAGATCATCAAGAACGGCACAAAGGTGAACCCGATCAACTATTACTACAACGACCTTTCGCCTGAGGAATACGACAAGATGATTGAACTGGCATCCCGTTCAAATCAGTCGTTCGACTAA
- the alaS gene encoding alanine--tRNA ligase, which produces MNVNKIRSRFLEFFQSKGHNIVPSAPMVVTNDPTLMFTNAGMNQFKDYFLGNKTPDVKRVADTQKCLRVSGKHNDLEEVGVDTYHHTMFEMLGNWSFGDYFKEEAIRWAWELLMDYGLEKERIYVTVFGGDENDGLPVDDDARGFWSAFVPEDRILPFGKKDNFWEMGDTGPCGPCSEIHVDIRTDEERSKVEGRSLVNAGHPQVIEIWNLVFMEFNRKKDGSLEKLPQQHVDTGMGLERLCMVLQGKRSNYDTDVFTPLIGVLERMTGKPYGKEEQIDIAMRVISDHVRAVAFSIADGQLPTNNGAGYVIKRILRRAIRYGYSFLDIRESFIHQLVPVLVEQMGTSFPELKSQQGLITEVIREEENNFLHTLEKGIVRFEKACEQLDSKGGKGFPGEIAFELFDTYGFPVDLTSLMAREKGFPGIDEQVYERCLQEQKDRSRKAGKLETGDWISVVENGETTFLGYDSLKEEVHILRYRTYAAKGKSGFQLVLDKTPFYPEGGGQVGDTGWLENGSEKIEVITTRKENDLILHFTEKLPADPSVAFQAEVNVENRKATAKNHSATHLLHAALRHHLGKHVEQKGSLVDAEHLRFDFSHFQKVSPDELKVIEQSVLHEIKAAHKLDERRAVPMQEAKNMGAMALFGEKYGDKVRVIRFGDSVELCGGIHVSNTEDIQAFHIVKEASVAAGIRRIEALTGEAALTFLAEQSRIQNQRLMELETLVNQLKTADPEKGDLVHAHELVTAVQQKIAAAEKDGLAVVEPEKFSSWKEVAKSVMASIEIARRKEAQQAGADLENQIREHGDIRVLITRYDADNASIKDIAFTMREKYNNLALVIGSVFNDKPSLNVMISDDLVKDKSWDAGTWVRELAKEIQGGGGGQPFFATAGGKNAEGLTAALAKAETLVSQ; this is translated from the coding sequence GTGAATGTGAATAAAATCCGTAGCCGGTTCCTGGAATTCTTTCAATCCAAAGGCCACAATATTGTTCCCTCCGCGCCCATGGTGGTTACCAACGACCCCACCCTGATGTTTACCAATGCTGGGATGAACCAGTTTAAGGACTATTTCCTCGGCAATAAAACCCCTGATGTAAAACGTGTAGCCGATACCCAAAAATGCCTGCGTGTTTCCGGCAAACACAATGACCTGGAAGAGGTGGGTGTCGACACCTATCATCACACCATGTTTGAGATGTTGGGCAACTGGTCTTTCGGAGACTATTTCAAGGAGGAAGCCATCCGGTGGGCGTGGGAGTTGCTGATGGACTATGGGCTGGAAAAAGAGCGGATTTACGTGACCGTGTTTGGGGGTGATGAGAATGATGGTCTGCCCGTCGATGATGACGCCCGCGGTTTTTGGTCGGCTTTTGTTCCTGAAGACCGGATTCTGCCGTTTGGAAAAAAAGATAACTTCTGGGAGATGGGAGATACCGGGCCTTGTGGTCCCTGCTCGGAAATTCATGTGGATATCCGGACAGATGAGGAACGGTCCAAAGTAGAAGGCCGGTCATTGGTTAATGCAGGACACCCCCAGGTCATTGAGATCTGGAACCTTGTTTTTATGGAATTCAACCGGAAGAAAGATGGTAGCCTTGAAAAACTTCCCCAACAACATGTGGATACCGGCATGGGTCTGGAAAGGTTGTGCATGGTCCTTCAAGGTAAACGTTCCAACTATGATACGGATGTGTTCACGCCTCTGATTGGCGTACTTGAACGCATGACAGGGAAACCTTACGGTAAAGAAGAACAAATAGATATTGCCATGAGGGTGATCTCAGATCATGTTCGTGCCGTTGCTTTTTCCATTGCCGATGGACAGTTGCCTACGAACAATGGTGCAGGATATGTGATCAAACGTATTCTGAGAAGAGCGATTCGTTATGGGTATAGCTTTCTTGACATCCGTGAATCCTTTATACACCAATTGGTGCCTGTTCTGGTGGAGCAGATGGGGACCTCCTTTCCGGAACTGAAATCACAACAAGGCCTCATAACAGAAGTGATCAGGGAAGAAGAGAACAACTTTTTACACACGCTGGAAAAAGGGATTGTACGGTTTGAAAAAGCCTGTGAACAATTAGATTCTAAGGGTGGAAAAGGGTTTCCCGGAGAAATTGCTTTCGAGCTTTTTGATACCTACGGATTCCCGGTGGATTTGACCTCCCTGATGGCCCGTGAGAAAGGATTTCCCGGAATAGATGAACAAGTATATGAGCGTTGTCTACAAGAACAAAAGGATAGATCAAGGAAGGCCGGTAAGCTGGAAACGGGCGACTGGATTAGTGTCGTGGAAAACGGAGAAACAACATTCCTCGGTTACGATAGTCTGAAAGAGGAAGTTCACATCCTGCGTTATCGTACATATGCTGCCAAAGGTAAAAGTGGTTTTCAATTGGTGCTCGACAAGACACCGTTTTATCCGGAAGGTGGCGGGCAGGTTGGTGACACCGGATGGTTGGAGAATGGCTCGGAAAAGATTGAAGTCATTACTACCCGCAAGGAGAACGATCTGATCCTGCATTTCACGGAGAAACTACCTGCGGACCCGTCTGTTGCTTTCCAGGCTGAAGTCAATGTGGAAAACAGAAAAGCAACGGCAAAGAACCACTCTGCCACACATCTGTTGCACGCGGCACTCCGGCATCACCTGGGTAAGCACGTGGAACAGAAAGGTTCGCTGGTTGATGCGGAACACCTGCGATTTGATTTTTCTCATTTTCAAAAAGTATCCCCGGATGAATTGAAGGTGATCGAGCAATCGGTTCTGCATGAAATAAAAGCGGCGCATAAGCTGGATGAGCGAAGGGCCGTGCCTATGCAGGAAGCAAAGAATATGGGCGCCATGGCGCTGTTTGGAGAAAAGTATGGGGATAAGGTCCGTGTGATCCGGTTCGGTGACTCCGTTGAATTGTGTGGAGGAATACACGTAAGCAACACAGAAGATATTCAGGCTTTCCATATCGTGAAAGAGGCATCTGTGGCAGCTGGTATACGAAGAATCGAGGCGCTGACCGGAGAGGCAGCCTTAACGTTTCTGGCAGAACAGAGCCGAATCCAGAACCAACGTTTAATGGAATTGGAAACGCTGGTGAATCAATTGAAGACGGCAGATCCTGAAAAGGGTGATCTGGTACATGCCCATGAGCTTGTTACCGCAGTGCAGCAAAAAATCGCTGCTGCTGAAAAGGACGGCCTGGCAGTGGTTGAGCCGGAGAAATTCAGTTCCTGGAAAGAGGTTGCGAAATCGGTCATGGCATCGATCGAGATCGCCAGAAGGAAAGAAGCACAACAAGCCGGTGCGGATCTGGAAAACCAGATCCGTGAGCATGGAGATATCAGGGTGCTCATCACCCGCTATGATGCGGATAATGCCAGCATCAAGGATATTGCTTTTACCATGCGTGAGAAATACAATAACCTGGCACTGGTCATAGGAAGTGTATTCAATGATAAACCATCGCTAAATGTAATGATCAGTGATGATCTGGTCAAAGACAAATCCTGGGATGCCGGCACGTGGGTCCGTGAACTGGCAAAAGAAATTCAAGGCGGCGGCGGCGGACAACCATTTTTTGCCACAGCGGGTGGTAAAAACGCTGAAGGCCTTACCGCTGCACTTGCGAAAGCAGAAACGCTGGTAAGTCAATAA
- a CDS encoding sigma-54-dependent Fis family transcriptional regulator, with protein MAKILVIDDEKSIRNTLRDILEYEKFEVTEAADGKEALDLAAKTKFDVILCDIKMPKMDGIEVLEKLNDLAPESPVVMISGHGNVETAVDALKKGAYDYISKPLDLNRLLVTVRNALDRKSLIQETRVLKKKIAKTHDMIGESKSMEQVKQMIDKVAETDARVLINGENGTGKELVARWIHAKSNRSDATLIEVNCAAIPSELIESELFGHEKGSFTSAVKQRIGKFEQATGGTLFLDEIGDMSLSAQAKVLRALQENKITRVGGEKEIKVDVRVIAATNKDLLKEIEAGRFREDLYHRLGVIVIKVPSLNERLDDIPLLAEHFSKIICAESGTKEKVFTKEAIKELQGIRWTGNIREFRNVIERLIILCGDKITDKDVKNFAQPLSAQG; from the coding sequence ATGGCCAAGATCCTTGTAATTGATGATGAAAAGAGTATCCGGAACACGCTGAGAGATATTCTCGAATATGAAAAATTCGAAGTCACGGAAGCTGCAGATGGAAAAGAGGCGCTTGACCTGGCCGCCAAGACCAAGTTTGATGTAATTCTTTGTGATATAAAGATGCCAAAAATGGACGGCATCGAGGTGCTGGAGAAGCTGAATGATCTGGCACCCGAATCTCCGGTAGTCATGATCTCCGGCCATGGCAATGTGGAAACGGCGGTTGATGCATTAAAAAAGGGGGCTTACGATTATATATCAAAACCCCTTGACCTGAACCGGCTCCTGGTGACGGTAAGAAATGCCCTTGACCGAAAAAGTCTGATCCAGGAAACGCGTGTTCTTAAAAAGAAGATTGCGAAAACTCATGACATGATCGGCGAGTCCAAAAGCATGGAGCAGGTAAAACAGATGATCGATAAAGTAGCAGAAACCGATGCCCGGGTACTGATCAATGGGGAGAACGGAACCGGAAAGGAATTGGTTGCCCGTTGGATCCACGCCAAAAGCAACCGCTCCGATGCCACATTGATCGAAGTGAACTGCGCAGCCATACCATCGGAACTGATCGAAAGTGAATTGTTCGGTCATGAAAAAGGTTCCTTCACTTCTGCGGTGAAACAGCGCATCGGAAAATTTGAACAGGCGACGGGAGGCACCCTTTTTCTTGACGAGATAGGTGACATGAGTTTATCCGCTCAGGCCAAAGTGCTTCGCGCCCTTCAGGAGAACAAGATTACACGGGTAGGTGGTGAAAAGGAGATCAAGGTGGATGTTCGCGTGATTGCCGCCACAAACAAAGATCTCCTGAAAGAGATAGAGGCCGGACGTTTTCGTGAGGATCTTTATCACCGCCTCGGTGTCATTGTGATCAAGGTACCTTCCCTGAATGAACGTCTTGATGACATTCCGCTGCTGGCCGAACATTTCAGTAAAATCATCTGCGCTGAAAGCGGAACCAAAGAAAAAGTCTTCACCAAAGAGGCCATTAAAGAATTACAAGGCATCAGGTGGACAGGTAATATTCGTGAATTCAGGAATGTGATCGAAAGACTCATTATACTTTGCGGCGACAAGATCACCGATAAGGATGTGAAAAACTTTGCACAGCCCTTGAGCGCCCAGGGATAG
- a CDS encoding ABC transporter permease — translation MSEGRHKIPLIIRREYLTRVRKKSFIIMTILGPLLTAGMVLVPLWLSNITKEQRRVVVVDNSFLFPVRSMPSNENVIYNWKYIDKQFVEVQRLFKDSDDVSVLFIPENILKGGVVTLNSNKEPGLNTVTYVQKDVQKVIEEYWMIKNDVSEDVIRRLRRKIQVVSNIGDEESIVGVQIQVGFVASFIIYMFIFLYGAQIMRGVMEEKSNRIVEVIIASVKPFHLMMGKIIGVSLVGLTQFLLWIVLSFTVVGGLQIAFAKDYSAGTVVQNFAEQESMDGQQEQDQVEIPEKMNEVIERFNMINWPLMIGLFIFYFIGGYLLYGSFFAAIGSAVDNDTDTQQFMLPVSIPLIIGIMVAMISGLQDPHGSVAYWFSLFPLTSPVVMMVRIPFGVHWSQIVISAVLLIATFLGGVWLSGRIYRIGILRYGSKVSWGQIFKWIRMKQ, via the coding sequence ATGAGTGAAGGCAGACATAAAATTCCACTGATCATTCGTCGGGAGTACCTCACCAGGGTGCGCAAGAAGTCGTTTATCATCATGACCATCCTGGGTCCGTTACTTACTGCGGGCATGGTGCTGGTGCCGTTGTGGCTGAGTAACATCACCAAAGAGCAAAGGCGCGTGGTGGTGGTGGACAATTCCTTTCTTTTTCCGGTAAGATCCATGCCCAGCAATGAGAATGTGATCTATAACTGGAAATACATCGATAAACAGTTCGTGGAAGTACAACGATTATTTAAAGATTCGGATGACGTATCGGTCCTTTTCATTCCGGAAAACATCCTGAAAGGGGGCGTAGTAACCCTTAATTCAAACAAAGAACCGGGGCTGAATACGGTCACCTATGTTCAAAAGGATGTCCAGAAAGTCATTGAAGAATACTGGATGATCAAGAACGATGTGAGCGAAGATGTGATCAGGCGTTTGCGAAGAAAGATACAGGTGGTCAGCAATATCGGCGATGAAGAATCGATTGTGGGCGTTCAGATACAGGTCGGATTTGTCGCATCTTTTATCATATATATGTTCATATTCCTGTATGGCGCCCAGATCATGCGCGGTGTGATGGAAGAAAAGAGCAACCGTATTGTGGAAGTGATCATAGCTTCTGTTAAACCATTCCACCTGATGATGGGAAAGATCATCGGTGTTTCCCTGGTTGGCCTGACGCAATTCCTGCTCTGGATCGTATTATCATTCACCGTGGTGGGCGGTCTGCAGATAGCCTTTGCCAAGGATTATTCAGCCGGGACCGTTGTTCAGAATTTCGCAGAGCAGGAAAGCATGGATGGTCAGCAAGAACAGGATCAGGTGGAGATTCCTGAGAAAATGAATGAGGTCATAGAGCGGTTTAACATGATCAACTGGCCTTTGATGATCGGCCTCTTTATATTTTACTTCATCGGAGGCTATCTCCTTTATGGTTCCTTTTTTGCAGCCATCGGTTCCGCGGTGGACAATGACACCGACACCCAACAATTCATGCTTCCCGTATCCATACCATTGATCATAGGGATCATGGTTGCAATGATATCCGGTCTTCAGGATCCCCATGGCAGTGTGGCCTATTGGTTCTCCCTGTTCCCTCTCACCTCTCCGGTAGTCATGATGGTGCGCATTCCTTTCGGTGTACACTGGAGCCAGATTGTCATTTCCGCCGTTTTGCTGATCGCCACCTTCCTGGGAGGTGTATGGTTGTCGGGGCGCATCTATCGCATCGGCATACTCCGGTATGGCAGCAAAGTATCGTGGGGGCAGATCTTCAAATGGATCCGGATGAAACAATGA
- a CDS encoding ATP-binding cassette domain-containing protein: MDSLLSVRNVSKSFTGHQALNDVSLEVPPGSIFGLLGPNGAGKTTLIRIINQIIIPDNGQVYINGEPLRPHHVENIGYLPEERGLYRKMEVGEQALYLARLKGMDRKEAIKRLRYWFEKFGIEGWWRKKVEELSKGMQQKIQFITTVLHKPELLIFDEPFSGFDPINANLIKKEILQLRDEGSTILFSTHRMESVEELCDHIALINHSRKILDGSVDEVRRSYHKNTYTVTFTGNLLAFTNSLWGGAEVLKTMEKDGRNEVSVRLRNEHKPNDLLQAVIPYVEVIGFREEIPRMNEIFISKVEEIHGPDANPDLMNTANNDE; encoded by the coding sequence ATGGATTCATTGTTAAGTGTTCGGAATGTAAGCAAATCGTTCACCGGACACCAAGCCCTCAACGACGTTAGTCTGGAGGTTCCGCCCGGAAGCATTTTCGGTTTGCTCGGACCCAATGGCGCGGGTAAAACAACGTTGATCCGAATCATCAACCAGATCATTATCCCCGATAACGGACAGGTTTATATCAACGGCGAACCGCTACGCCCCCATCACGTGGAAAACATCGGTTACCTTCCCGAAGAACGTGGATTGTACCGGAAAATGGAAGTGGGCGAACAGGCGCTTTACCTGGCAAGGCTGAAGGGGATGGATAGAAAAGAAGCGATCAAGCGACTGAGGTATTGGTTTGAGAAATTCGGCATCGAAGGATGGTGGCGGAAGAAAGTAGAAGAACTATCCAAAGGCATGCAGCAAAAGATCCAGTTCATCACCACCGTGCTGCATAAACCAGAGCTTCTCATATTCGATGAGCCGTTCAGCGGCTTTGATCCCATCAATGCCAACCTGATCAAAAAAGAGATTCTTCAACTGAGAGACGAAGGCAGCACCATACTTTTCTCTACCCACCGCATGGAATCCGTAGAGGAGTTATGCGATCACATCGCGCTGATTAATCATTCCAGGAAAATTCTGGATGGCTCCGTTGATGAAGTGCGGCGATCCTATCATAAAAACACTTACACGGTCACATTTACCGGAAACCTTCTGGCCTTCACCAACAGTCTTTGGGGTGGTGCGGAAGTTTTGAAGACCATGGAAAAGGATGGCCGCAATGAGGTCTCGGTTCGTCTCAGAAACGAACATAAACCAAATGATCTGCTGCAAGCAGTGATCCCTTATGTGGAGGTGATCGGGTTCCGCGAGGAGATTCCTCGCATGAACGAGATATTCATATCAAAGGTTGAAGAAATACATGGCCCGGATGCAAATCCTGACCTCATGAATACAGCCAATAACGATGAGTGA
- the dnaJ gene encoding molecular chaperone DnaJ, whose translation MSKRDYYDILGVERSASEADIKKAYRKLALKYHPDKNPGDKEAEEMFKEAAEAYEVLSNKEKRQRYDQFGHAGMGGAAGGGGFGGGMSMDDIFSQFGDIFGGHNPFESFFGGGGGGRGRTRVNRGSNLRIKVTLTLQEVAEGVEKKIKVGKYVSCISCNGSGADGNSGFETCSTCRGSGQVTRIANTILGQMQTSSTCPNCGGEGRTIANKCNTCFGDGIVKGEEVITIKIPAGVEQGMQLNLGGKGNAGPRNGVPGDLIVLIEEKEDPQLIRDGENVIHHAFISFIDAALGTSIEVPTITGKAKIKVAAGTQSGKILRLKGKGIPSLNGYGKGDQLVEINIYTPESLSSEEKSILEKLRDSKNFKPGKGSDHKSFFDRMKEKF comes from the coding sequence ATGTCAAAACGCGATTATTACGACATACTGGGGGTGGAACGCAGTGCATCGGAAGCTGACATCAAGAAAGCCTACCGCAAGTTGGCCTTGAAATACCACCCGGATAAGAATCCGGGAGACAAGGAAGCGGAAGAAATGTTCAAAGAAGCGGCCGAAGCATATGAAGTACTAAGTAACAAAGAAAAGCGGCAGCGATATGATCAGTTCGGACATGCCGGCATGGGAGGTGCAGCTGGTGGCGGAGGCTTTGGCGGAGGCATGTCCATGGATGATATATTCAGTCAGTTCGGTGACATCTTTGGCGGCCATAATCCGTTTGAGTCATTTTTCGGTGGTGGCGGTGGCGGACGCGGACGTACAAGGGTCAATCGCGGCAGCAATCTGCGCATCAAGGTCACCCTTACGCTTCAGGAGGTGGCTGAAGGTGTGGAGAAAAAGATCAAAGTGGGTAAGTATGTGTCCTGCATATCCTGCAACGGATCAGGAGCAGATGGCAACAGTGGTTTCGAAACCTGTTCAACATGCAGAGGTAGTGGCCAGGTTACCCGCATTGCCAATACCATCCTTGGGCAGATGCAGACCAGTTCTACCTGCCCCAATTGCGGAGGAGAAGGACGTACGATTGCCAACAAATGCAATACCTGCTTCGGCGATGGCATCGTCAAAGGCGAGGAGGTCATCACCATCAAAATACCAGCAGGTGTAGAACAAGGTATGCAACTGAATCTGGGTGGCAAAGGAAATGCCGGCCCAAGGAATGGTGTTCCGGGTGATCTTATCGTCCTGATTGAAGAAAAAGAGGATCCGCAACTGATACGGGATGGAGAAAATGTGATTCACCATGCTTTTATAAGTTTTATAGACGCTGCCCTCGGAACATCCATTGAAGTTCCAACCATTACCGGAAAAGCCAAGATCAAAGTTGCTGCCGGCACCCAAAGTGGTAAAATACTTCGCTTGAAAGGAAAAGGCATCCCGTCATTGAATGGTTATGGCAAAGGCGATCAGCTCGTGGAAATAAATATCTACACACCGGAAAGCCTGTCTTCAGAAGAAAAGAGCATTCTGGAAAAGCTCAGAGATTCGAAAAATTTCAAACCCGGCAAGGGATCCGATCACAAGAGTTTTTTTGATCGCATGAAGGAGAAATTCTGA
- a CDS encoding nucleotide exchange factor GrpE produces the protein MRGIMEEKEPMNDMDGQSGESTGTDAVDQQEKGDAGIAEGREDTDNLVSKHADEIQALNDKYLRLYSEFENFRKRTQKERADLIRTAGEDIFTALLPVLDDFERALQSMMNAEDVKSLKEGVELIHHKLKNTLESRGLRALESKGESFDVEKHEAISQLPAPEKKLKGKVIEEVEKGYTLHDKVIRYAKVIIGQ, from the coding sequence ATGAGAGGTATTATGGAAGAAAAAGAACCTATGAACGATATGGACGGACAATCCGGTGAATCAACCGGCACCGATGCTGTTGATCAACAAGAAAAGGGAGATGCAGGGATTGCAGAAGGCCGGGAGGATACGGACAACCTAGTATCCAAACATGCAGATGAGATCCAGGCATTGAATGATAAATACCTCAGGTTGTATTCGGAATTTGAGAATTTCCGCAAACGCACCCAGAAGGAACGCGCCGATCTGATTCGCACCGCAGGGGAAGACATCTTTACAGCACTTCTTCCTGTACTGGATGATTTTGAACGCGCACTCCAATCTATGATGAATGCAGAAGACGTAAAGTCTTTGAAGGAAGGCGTGGAATTGATACACCACAAACTTAAGAACACCCTTGAAAGCCGTGGATTGCGAGCGCTGGAATCAAAAGGTGAATCTTTTGATGTGGAGAAACATGAAGCTATTTCACAACTTCCGGCACCCGAAAAGAAACTGAAAGGAAAGGTGATTGAGGAGGTAGAAAAGGGATACACCTTGCATGACAAGGTAATTCGTTACGCCAAAGTCATTATAGGTCAATAA
- a CDS encoding redoxin domain-containing protein: MSKQKHPLLIVIGVMAVVFVAFGIAHKSSVNKYPAESVTRITATAVNVGDKAPELEFENPEGKKIALSSLKGRIVLIDFWASWCLPCRRENPNLVEAYRKYSLLKFKNAKGFEVFSVSLDTDRNRWVNAIKQDNLLWDYHVSDLGGWKSEAANIYNVNSIPAGFLIDQNGVVISKNVRGIDLHVELDKLVKR; the protein is encoded by the coding sequence ATGTCCAAGCAAAAACATCCATTGCTCATTGTCATCGGCGTTATGGCTGTTGTATTCGTTGCATTTGGTATCGCTCACAAATCTTCCGTTAATAAATATCCTGCCGAATCTGTTACCAGGATTACTGCAACAGCAGTTAACGTTGGAGACAAAGCACCGGAGCTGGAATTTGAAAATCCGGAGGGTAAAAAGATTGCCCTTTCTTCCCTGAAAGGCAGGATCGTCCTGATCGATTTCTGGGCTTCATGGTGCCTGCCCTGCCGCAGGGAGAATCCAAATCTTGTGGAAGCATACAGAAAATATAGTCTCTTGAAATTCAAGAATGCCAAAGGCTTTGAAGTCTTCAGCGTTTCTCTTGACACAGATCGCAATCGATGGGTAAACGCCATAAAACAGGATAACCTTTTGTGGGATTACCACGTGAGTGACCTGGGCGGATGGAAATCGGAAGCGGCAAATATCTATAATGTAAACTCAATACCAGCCGGTTTCCTGATCGACCAGAACGGTGTCGTGATCTCTAAAAACGTGCGTGGAATTGACCTGCACGTAGAATTAGATAAACTTGTAAAACGATAA
- the murA gene encoding UDP-N-acetylglucosamine 1-carboxyvinyltransferase encodes MATFEITGGKKLSGDLHPQGAKNEALQVISATLLTSDKVTLRNLPDIIDINILIDLLGDMGVGIDRSDRSTCTFEANNIDLDYLSTDEFRKKSSRIRGSVMILGPLLARFGKAYIPKPGGDKIGRRRLDTHFLGFQQLGANFDYHSGSNFYTVSADRLTGCHMLLDEASVTGTANIVMAAVLAKGITTIYNAACEPYIQQLCAMLNAMGAKIRGVGSNLLSIEGVDSLGGTTHTLLPDMIEVGSFIGLAAMTQSEITIKGCGMEHLGLIPNVFRNLGIQLDQKGDDIHIPAQDHYEIQAFMDGSIMTIADAPWPGFTPDLLSIVLVVATQAKGSVLIHQKMFESRLFFVDKLIDMRAQIILCDPHRATVIGLNRMHPLRGIEMTSPDIRAGVALLIAAMSAEGKSIIHNIEQIDRGYQRIDERLNALGAEIKRIPS; translated from the coding sequence ATGGCGACTTTTGAAATTACAGGAGGAAAGAAGTTAAGCGGCGACCTGCATCCTCAGGGTGCCAAGAACGAGGCATTGCAAGTGATCAGTGCCACCCTGCTTACCTCTGATAAGGTAACGCTGAGAAATCTTCCCGACATTATAGATATCAACATCCTGATCGATCTTTTGGGAGATATGGGTGTGGGCATCGACCGGAGCGACCGTTCTACCTGCACATTCGAAGCAAATAATATAGACCTTGACTACCTGAGTACGGATGAGTTTCGCAAAAAAAGCAGCCGCATCAGGGGTTCGGTTATGATTCTCGGGCCGCTCCTGGCGCGTTTCGGAAAAGCATACATCCCAAAACCCGGAGGAGATAAAATTGGCAGACGGCGTCTGGATACCCATTTCCTGGGCTTTCAACAACTGGGTGCCAACTTCGACTACCACTCAGGCTCCAACTTCTACACCGTAAGTGCCGATCGCCTTACCGGTTGCCACATGTTGCTTGATGAAGCATCGGTGACCGGTACCGCCAACATTGTTATGGCTGCTGTATTAGCCAAAGGAATCACCACCATTTACAATGCCGCATGCGAGCCCTATATCCAACAACTTTGCGCCATGCTGAACGCCATGGGCGCCAAAATCCGTGGCGTGGGCTCAAACCTGCTGTCCATTGAAGGAGTGGATAGCCTGGGTGGCACCACGCATACCCTCTTACCCGATATGATCGAGGTTGGCAGCTTCATAGGTCTTGCCGCCATGACCCAATCCGAAATTACCATCAAAGGATGCGGCATGGAACACCTCGGGTTGATCCCCAATGTATTCCGGAACCTGGGCATCCAATTGGATCAAAAGGGTGATGATATTCATATTCCTGCACAGGATCATTATGAAATTCAGGCATTCATGGATGGCTCCATCATGACCATCGCTGATGCACCGTGGCCGGGATTCACGCCGGACTTGTTAAGTATTGTTCTGGTGGTAGCTACCCAGGCAAAAGGCAGCGTACTTATCCATCAGAAGATGTTTGAGAGCCGCTTATTCTTTGTTGACAAACTGATTGACATGCGGGCTCAGATCATCCTTTGTGACCCACACAGGGCTACTGTCATCGGACTGAACCGGATGCACCCGCTACGCGGAATCGAGATGACCTCACCCGACATCCGTGCCGGGGTCGCCCTTCTGATCGCTGCAATGTCCGCTGAAGGCAAGAGCATCATCCACAACATTGAACAGATTGACCGCGGTTACCAACGCATTGATGAAAGACTGAACGCTCTTGGTGCTGAAATCAAACGCATCCCTTCCTGA